A genomic window from Glycine max cultivar Williams 82 chromosome 17, Glycine_max_v4.0, whole genome shotgun sequence includes:
- the LOC100779479 gene encoding lysine-specific histone demethylase 1 homolog 3 isoform X2, which produces MEGENIRSGTKKKRSKKEIGFDSDDDEPIGSMFKLKRSKKKGSGGGSSDAAVVREKEDLGGMDDNDTLASFRKRLKGPKRDQGSGVTRGGAIPALHVSDEDLVALGPKGKDEKGVAPVPLVWGDEDMQMQDCTDQQHMEDLLPVIFNKAQSSSSRKSRSQGSRQKKGIQNVDSEGFVEAVDSGVESRSGSASGSKLVGGNVESVELLPQASERVVASVVDDQKCGDDCFQEEAVKGHCDLDIPDGPSQSNNVCHGDMQQLSCVQVEDISCHSDQKVGLQESALSDALKNLSTTSHDEIVDTISLSKVGEGERGFTEAGESENRLTVEPAKVCNSASEPDVSTFAGKENVLTSCHTEPLIKSAETILNENNNMVARKVFQESSWNGALDLSGCHMEVDGGGKSETEFVSDRNFCDYSSLDTKAEVQDFVSGFSPKRNNVTVSGSLSSMVSNEANEAELTAHSNHPEKPLEGCNIPKDSTASILKCSSVLDPIQSDGSSLQSSIPDENGNSAEYRAPVSDFADNEGKISSIPRAVRKTKMRKHGDMTYEGDADWEILIDDQALNESQVMTDGDRTLRSRLKHDSSLNTGEDSENVAVVAVSAGLKARKAGPIEKIKFKEVLKRKGGLKEYLDCRNQILSLWNRDVTRILPLAECGVSDTHSEDGSPRSSLIREVYAFLDQYGYINVGIASQKENVGSNARHCYKLVKEKGFEESLAASMADSEDGVSFLVGQTKMSDTSNEINNGLTKDGDDLTLEAAEGMRHANEMKTDLSNMTQQVERKKNDYQGNDSSVPSSNFPDCRLISLVAKEKSNDSTCIKSALDARVGYHLQSDLDPRKRVIVIGAGPAGLTAARHLERQGFSVFVLEARSRIGGRVFTDHLSLSVPVDLGASIITGVEADVATERRPDPSSLICAQLGLELTVLNSDCPLYDIVTGQKVPADMDEALEAEYNSLIDDMVLVVAQKGEQAMRMSLEDGLEYALKIRRMARSESSEETEQNNSADSPFDSKKDSTLEKKLGEEILSPQERRVMDWHFAHLEYGCAALLKDVSLPYWNQDDVYGGFGGAHCMIKGGYSSVVESLGEGLTVHLNHVVTNVSYGIKEPGQSNKVKVSTENGNEFFGDAVLVTVPLGCLKAETIQFSPPLPQWKCSSVQRLGYGVLNKVVLEFPSVFWDDAVDYFGATAEERSSRGHCFMFWNVRRTVGAPVLIALVVGKAAIDGQSLSSSDHVNHALKVLRKLFGEDSVPDPVAYVVTDWGRDPFSYGSYSYVAVGASGEDYDIIGRPVDNCLFFAGEATCKEHPDTVGGAMMSGLREAVRMIDILSSGNDYIAEVEALEAARGQLDTERDEVRDIIKRLDALELSNIMYKNSLDGAHILTREALLREMFFNTKTTAGRLHVAKQLLTLPVGNLKSFAGSKEGLAILNSWILDSMGKDGTQLLRHCLRLLVRVSTDLLAVRLSGMGKTVKEKVCVHTSRDIRAIASQLVNVWLEVFRKGKASNGGLKISRQTSAVDLSKRKSVKDSALGKPPLGTYHGTIENKGGLLNPTSAGSNSPSTAHVKKLHSKQGRQPAAYDSRHEVSSSRSKGSIDTVVAEKEDNLCTISEEEQAAIAAAEAARAKALAAAEAYASAEARCNTLLQLPKIPSFHKFARREQPSQNDECDSRKRWPGGVYGRQDCISEIDSRNCRVRDWSVDFSAACVNLDNSRMPVDNLSQRSHSNEIASHLNFREHSGESVAGDSSIYTKAWIDTAGGIAIKDHHAIERWQSQAAAADSYFSNPSIDLKDEEDSNACSKLPSWKRDGIANESSISQVTVNKEAQKGHSRGADHIKQAVVDYVASLLMPLYKARKLDKDGYKAIMKKSETKVMEQATDAEKAMTVREFLDFKRKNKIRSFVDVLIERHMTTKPDMKS; this is translated from the exons ATGGAGGGGGAGAATATTAGGTCTGGGACAAAGAAGAAGCGATCCAAGAAGGAAATTGGTTTCGACTCCGACGACGACGAGCCCATTGGGTCAATGTTTAAGTTGAAGAGGTCCAAGAAGAAGGGTAGTGGTGGCGGCAGTAGTGATGCTGCTGTTGTTAGGGAGAAAGAGGATTTGGGGGGTATGGATGATAATGATACCTTGGCTAGCTTTAGGAAGAGGCTGAAGGGTCCTAAGAGAGATCAGGGATCTGGGGTCACAAGAGGAGGAGCAATTCCTGCTTTGCATGTGTCTGATGAAGATTTGGTTGCTTTGGGACCTAAAGGTAAGGATGAGAAAGGCGTGGCGCCCGTGCCCTTGGTGTGGGGTGATGAGGACATGCAGATGCAAGATTGCACTGATCAACAACACATGGAGGATTTGTTGCCCGTGATTTTCAATAAGGCACAGTCTAGTTCTTCTAGGAAATCTCGTAGCCAGGGTTCGAGGCAGAAAAAGGGGATTCAGAATGTAGATAGTGAAGGTTTTGTGGAAGCTGTGGATTCTGGGGTTGAAAGTAGATCTGGATCTGCTTCTGGCTCGAAATTGGTTGGGGGGAATGTTGAGTCTGTGGAACTCTTGCCTCAAGCGTCTGAACGGGTTGTTGCATCTGTGGTGGATGATCAGAAGTGTGGTGATGACTGTTTTCAAGAGGAAGCTGTGAAGGGCCATTGCGATTTGGACATTCCAGATGGACCGTCTCAGTCGAACAATGTCTGCCATGGAGATATGCAGCAATTGTCTTGTGTACAAGTTGAAGATATTTCTTGTCATTCTGACCAAAAGGTTGGATTGCAGGAAAGTGCTCTCAGTGatgctttaaaaaatttatctacCACGTCGCATGATGAAATAGTTGATACTATCTCTCTCTCAAAAGTGGGGGAGGGCGAAAGAGGATTTACTGAGGCAGGAGAGTCCGAAAACAGATTGACGGTTGAACCAGCAAAAGTGTGCAACAGTGCTTCAGAACCTGATGTTTCTACTTTTGCTGGGAAAGAAAATGTCTTAACTTCTTGCCACACTGAACCCTTGATTAAATCAGCTGAAACTATATTGAATGAGAATAATAATATGGTTGCTAGAAAAGTTTTCCAGGAATCCTCATGGAATGGAGCTCTGGATTTATCTGGATGTCATATGGAAGTAGACGGAGGTGGAAAATCAGAAACCGAGTTCGTTTCTGATAGAAATTTCTGTGATTATAGTAGTTTAGATACAAAGGCCGAAGTGCAAGATTTTGTTTCAGGTTTTTCACCTAAAAGAAATAATGTAACTGTCAGTGGTAGTTTATCTTCTATGGTGTCTAACGAAGCCAATGAAGCTGAATTGACTGCCCACTCAAATCACCCagagaaacctctagaaggttGCAATATTCCAAAAGACTCAACTGCTTCAATTCTAAAATGTAGCTCAGTGTTAGATCCAATTCAATCTGATGGATCCTCTCTTCAGTCTTCTATTCCAGATGAAAATGGGAACTCTGCTGAATACCGGGCCCCTGTATCTGATTTTGCTGATAATGAGGGTAAGATATCAAGCATCCCACGGGCGGTGCGAAAGACCAAAATGCGTAAGCATGGTGACATGACATATGAGGGGGATGCTGATTGGgaaattttaattgatgatCAAGCTCTAAATGAAAGTCAAGTTATGACAGATGGTGACCGCACTCTTAGATCAAGATTGAAGCATGATTCCTCTTTGAATACTGGTGAAGACTCTGAAAATGTTGCAGTAGTAGCAGTATCAGCTGGGCTGAAAGCCCGTAAAGCTGGTCCAATTGAGAAAATAAAGTTTAAGGAAGTCTTGAAGCGTAAAGGTGGTCTCAAGGAATATTTGGATTGCAG AAATCAGATTTTAAGTCTTTGGAACAGAGATGTCACACGTATTTTGCCTCTTGCTGAATGTGGAGTTAGTGATACTCATTCTGAGGATGGAAGTCCTCGTTCTTCTCTTATTAGGGAGGTCTATGCATTTCTCGATCAATAT GGTTATATAAATGTTGGAATTGCCTCTCAGAAGGAGAATGTTGGAAGTAATGCAAGGCATTGTTATAAACtggtaaaagaaaaaggttttgagGAAAGTCTCGCAGCTTCAATGGCTGACTCTGAAGATGGAGTTTCCTTTCTTGTTGGTCAGACCAAAATGTCAGATACTTCCAATGAGATTAACAATGGTCTAACAAAGGATGGTGATGACCTAACACTTGAAGCCGCAGAAGGCATGAGGCATGCTAATGAAATGAAGACGGATTTATCAAACATGACACAACaggtagaaagaaaaaaaaatgattaccaGGGAAATGACAGTTCTGTTCCTTCTTCCAACTTTCCTGATTGCAGATTGATTTCTCTGGTAGCTAAAGAGAAAAGCAATGACTCTACCTGCATAAAATCTGCCTTAGATGCTCGGGTAGGTTATCATCTGCAGTCTGATTTAGATCCTAGGAAGAGAGTAATTGTCATTGGAGCTGGTCCTGCTGGGCTAACTGCTGCTCGCCACTTAGAACGTCAAggattttctgtttttgtgcTTGAGGCTAGGAGTAGGATAGGAGGTCGTGTATTTACTGATCATTTGTCACTTTCTGTCCCTGTTGATCTTGGTGCTAGCATTATAACTGGTGTTGAGGCTGATGTGGCCACTGAGAGAAGACCAGATCCTTCCTCATTGATTTGTGCTCAGTTGGGTCTTGAGTTGACAGTGTTGAACAGTGATTGCCCTCTTTACGACATAGTGACAGGACAAAAAGTTCCTGCAGATATGGATGAAGCATTGGAAGCTGAGTATAATAGTCTTATTGATGACATGGTATTGGTTGTTGCTCAGAAAGGGGAACAAGCAATGAGAATGTCTCTTGAAGATGGTTTAGAATACGCTCTTAAGATTCGCCGTATGGCACGCTCTGAAAGTAGTGAAGAAACTGAACAAAATAATTCTGCAGATAGTCCATTTGATTCCAAAAAGGATAGTACTCTGGAAAAAAAACTTGGTGAGGAGATTTTGAGCCCTCAGGAAAGGAGGGTTATGGATTGGCACTTTGCTCATTTGGAGTATGGTTGTGCTGCTTTGCTTAAGGATGTTTCTCTTCCCTACTGGAATCAAGATGATGTGTATGGAGGTTTTGGGGGAGCTCATTGTATGATTAAAGGGGGTTACAGCTCTGTTGTTGAGTCTCTGGGAGAAGGACTGACAGTTCACTTGAACCATGTTGTAACAAATGTGTCATATGGTATCAAGGAACCTGGCCAGAGTAATAAAGTCAAAGTTTCTACGGAAAATGGCAATGAGTTCTTTGGCGATGCTGTCCTTGTGACTGTTCCACTTGGCTGTTTGAAGGCTGAAACTATACAGTTCTCCCCACCTTTGCCACAGTGGAAATGTTCTTCTGTTCAGCGTCTTGGTTATGGAGTTCTAAATAAAGTGGTTTTGGAATTTCCTAGTGTATTTTGGGATGATGCTGTGGACTACTTTGGAGCAACGGCTGAGGAGAGAAGCAGTAGAGGTCACTGCTTTATGTTCTGGAATGTCAGGAGAACAGTTGGGGCTCCTGTTCTTATAGCATTAGTGGTTGGTAAGGCAGCCATAGATGGTCAAAGTTTGAGCTCTTCTGATCATGTTAACCATGCATTGAAGGTTCTCCGTAAACTTTTTGGGGAGGACTCAGTTCCTGATCCTGTTGCCTACGTTGTGACTGATTGGGGTAGGGATCCTTTTAGTTATGGTTCTTATTCTTACGTTGCTGTTGGAGCATCTGGAGAAGACTATGATATAATAGGGAGACCAGTTGATAACTGCTTGTTTTTTGCTGGTGAAGCAACATGCAAAGAGCACCCAGATACTGTCGGTGGTGCAATGATGAGTGGACTACGAGAGGCTGTTCGCATGATTGACATATTGAGCAGTGGGAATGATTATATTGCAGAGGTGGAGGCATTGGAAGCTGCTCGGGGACAGTTAGACACTGAAAGGGATGAAGTTAGGGATATAATAAAGAGACTTGATGCATTAGAGCTTTCTAACATAATGTACAAGAACTCTTTAGATGGTGCTCACATTTTAACCCGGGAAGCTTTGTTAAGGGAAATGTTCTTTAATACGAAAACCACTGCTGGGCGCTTACATGTGGCCAAACAATTGCTAACTCTTCCTGTTGGAAACTTGAAGTCTTTTGCTGGAAGTAAAGAGGGGCTAGCCATTCTCAATTCATGGATACTG GACTCAATGGGGAAGGATGGTACCCAACTCTTGAGGCACTGTTTGCGTCTTCTTGTCCGTGTTTCGACTGATCTTCTTGCTGTACGATTATCAG GAATGGGGAAAACCGTGAAGGAAAAAGTTTGTGTACATACTAGCCGTGATATTCGTGCTATAGCAAGTCAGTTGGTCAATGTATGGCTTGAAGTTTTCCGTAAGGGAAAAGCTTCTAATGGTGGATTGAAGATATCAAGACAAACATCTGCTGTAgatttatcaaagagaaaatctGTAAAAGATTCAGCCTTGGGAAAGCCACCTCTGGGCACATATCATGGTACCATTGAGAATAAAGGAGGCTTGCTGAATCCCACCTCTGCTGGAAGCAATTCACCTTCCACTGCACATGTGAAGAAATTGCACAGCAAACAAGGAAGACAACCAGCAGCATATGACTCAAGGCACGAGGTCAGTTCTTCCAGGTCTAAAGGTTCAATAGACACAGTAGTTGCTGAGAAGGAGGATAACCTCTGCACTATATCTGAAGAAGAACAGGCTGCTATAGCTGCTGCAGAAGCTGCCCGAGCTAAAGCTCTTGCTGCTGCTGAG GCATATGCCTCTGCAGAAGCCAGATGTAATACCCTGTTACAGCTTCCAAAGATACCCTCATTCCACAAATTTGCTAGACGTGAACAGCCTTCACAAAATGACGAGTGTGATAGTAGAAAAAGATGGCCTGGTGGTGTTTATGGAAGGCAAGATTGTATTTCAGAGATTGATTCTAGGAATTGCAGGGTCAGGGACTGGTCTGTTGATTTCTCTGCTGCTTGTGTCAACCTTGATAATTCCAGAATGCCAGTTGATAACCTTTCACAGAGGAGTCATTCAAATGAGATTGccagccatttgaatttcagagAGCACTCAGGAGAAAGTGTTGCTGGGGACAGCAGTATATATACAAAAGCTTGGATTGACACAGCTGGTGGTATTGCAATTAAAGACCATCATGCCATAGAGAGATGGCAATCTCAAGCAGCTGCAGCTGATTCTTATTTTTCCAACCCATCTATTGAtttgaaggatgaagaggatTCAAATGCCTGTTCGAAGTTACCCAGCTGGAAGCGTGATGGTATTGCAAATGAGAGCTCTATTTCACAGGTTACTGTAAATAAGGAGGCTCAAAAAGGTCATTCACGAGGAGCAGATCATATTAAACAGGCTGTTGTGGACTATGTTGCATCACTACTTATGCCCTTGTATAAGGCAAGGAAACTAGACAAGGATGGATACAAGGCTATAATGAAGAAAAGTGAAACAAAG GTCATGGAGCAAGCCACAGATGCAGAAAAAGCCATGACTGTTCGTGAGTTTCTAGATTTTAAGCGAAAGAATAAG ATTCGCTCCTTTGTGGATGTATTGATTGAGAGACACATGACAACAAAACCAGACATGAAATCTTAA